The Proteus vulgaris genome has a segment encoding these proteins:
- a CDS encoding phage recombination protein, whose amino-acid sequence MNSYNKYTDLQINELVATRLKKKCLLTEESVLAYMDSGYRTFDPCNNPSDAMPIVIENEISMIKSSGGWMCCHGSVGQVEHESLYRGAMELFLMMKDADNENNNNS is encoded by the coding sequence ATGAATAGCTATAATAAGTACACCGACCTTCAAATTAATGAATTGGTTGCTACAAGGTTAAAGAAGAAATGCTTATTAACGGAAGAATCTGTATTAGCTTATATGGATAGCGGCTATCGGACTTTCGACCCATGCAACAACCCATCCGACGCAATGCCGATTGTTATTGAGAATGAAATATCGATGATTAAAAGCTCAGGTGGCTGGATGTGCTGCCATGGTTCAGTTGGTCAGGTTGAGCATGAAAGCTTATACCGTGGCGCTATGGAATTATTCTTAATGATGAAGGATGCGGATAATGAGAATAACAACAACAGTTAA
- a CDS encoding Protein of uncharacterised function (DUF2528): MRQIKINSGSWQKDLEMVITVIDEDKFKKSCEQINKFYSGDEYRADIHGSHEKAGFAMFCAECFQQIAFNNFKDEEWLTEQFDWSKDKGIDGYPSLDDMGIRIDEIEPWFIDSDDIEITGW, translated from the coding sequence ATGAGGCAAATTAAAATAAATTCTGGTTCGTGGCAAAAAGATTTAGAAATGGTAATCACTGTTATCGATGAAGATAAATTTAAAAAATCATGTGAACAAATTAATAAATTCTATTCTGGTGATGAATATAGAGCTGATATACACGGTAGCCATGAGAAAGCAGGTTTTGCAATGTTCTGTGCTGAGTGCTTCCAGCAAATAGCATTCAATAACTTCAAGGATGAAGAATGGCTTACCGAGCAATTCGATTGGTCTAAAGATAAAGGAATTGATGGCTATCCTTCGCTAGATGATATGGGGATTCGGATTGACGAAATAGAACCTTGGTTTATTGACTCTGACGATATAGAAATTACAGGATGGTAA
- a CDS encoding ASCH domain, with product MKDRIKFNDAMLAAVMDGRKTQTRRPIEPQPKVTEEELRSLGAWQEGYSLSEQVCAAWRHGFVDVDCPYGEIGDIISVTDKDGNIKGKIEITDVCLQQVQEMSQGDALAEGFELTGWRPTYSDPDSGGETFTPYDKFADAWIDIYGEEGWNINPWVWAIAFKKVE from the coding sequence ATGAAAGACAGAATCAAATTTAACGATGCCATGCTAGCAGCTGTCATGGATGGCAGAAAAACGCAGACACGCAGACCGATTGAGCCACAACCAAAAGTAACCGAGGAAGAGTTACGCAGCCTTGGAGCATGGCAAGAAGGTTATTCACTATCAGAGCAAGTATGTGCAGCATGGCGGCATGGATTTGTTGATGTTGATTGCCCGTATGGTGAAATTGGCGACATCATTAGCGTTACGGATAAAGACGGTAATATCAAAGGTAAAATTGAAATTACTGATGTTTGTCTGCAGCAAGTTCAGGAAATGTCACAAGGGGATGCACTTGCTGAAGGATTTGAGCTTACTGGTTGGCGACCTACTTATAGCGACCCAGACAGTGGCGGCGAAACATTCACACCATACGATAAATTCGCTGATGCATGGATAGATATATACGGAGAAGAAGGCTGGAATATTAACCCGTGGGTGTGGGCAATAGCGTTTAAAAAGGTGGAGTGA
- the ssb_2 gene encoding single-strand binding protein: protein MAINTITVSGNLGKDCEQRWTPNGKAVASFSLPVKQGYGEHEKVSWIICKMFGPKAEKLPPHLTKGMKVMVTGEFVMEEWTGQNGEKKSAPVIIVNQLDFGGNSGNQAGSQKPQQNQGWGQPQQPQNPAPQSEPPMDFDDQEIPF from the coding sequence ATGGCAATTAACACAATAACAGTAAGTGGAAACTTAGGTAAAGATTGCGAACAACGATGGACACCAAATGGTAAGGCGGTTGCATCTTTTAGTTTGCCAGTAAAGCAAGGTTACGGAGAGCACGAAAAAGTATCTTGGATTATCTGCAAGATGTTTGGCCCTAAAGCTGAAAAGCTACCTCCGCACCTAACCAAAGGAATGAAGGTTATGGTAACTGGTGAGTTCGTCATGGAAGAATGGACAGGTCAGAACGGTGAGAAAAAATCAGCACCAGTAATTATCGTTAACCAATTAGATTTTGGCGGTAACAGTGGTAATCAGGCAGGAAGCCAGAAGCCACAACAGAATCAAGGATGGGGTCAGCCACAGCAACCGCAGAATCCAGCACCACAAAGTGAGCCACCAATGGACTTTGATGACCAAGAAATACCCTTCTAA
- a CDS encoding putative phage-type endonuclease: protein MISNDIILSKTGIDLTKVEQGSEEWMSIRLGVVTASDAWKVISKPRSGTKWSDTKKTYLNTLIGEVCTGVYKEVSARTLEWGKNYELEARMTFEFYTGLTAKEVPIIFKDEQLRIACSPDGICSDGSGLELKCPNNTDVFIDLALNGIDAMKKEYVAQVQYSMWVTGNDIWHFANFDPRMPAGKEIAYFPVERDEKMMKEFDELVPEFIEVMDQGLNKLGIQFGNQWSVYGN, encoded by the coding sequence ATGATTAGCAATGACATCATTCTAAGCAAAACAGGCATCGATTTAACCAAAGTAGAGCAAGGAAGCGAGGAATGGATGTCTATCAGGCTCGGGGTTGTAACCGCCTCTGATGCATGGAAGGTTATCTCTAAGCCAAGATCAGGAACAAAATGGTCAGACACAAAGAAAACATATTTAAATACCCTTATTGGTGAAGTCTGTACGGGAGTTTACAAGGAAGTATCAGCAAGGACGCTGGAATGGGGTAAAAACTACGAATTAGAAGCAAGGATGACATTCGAGTTTTACACCGGATTAACGGCAAAGGAGGTGCCAATAATATTCAAAGATGAGCAATTACGGATAGCTTGCTCACCAGACGGCATTTGCAGTGATGGCTCTGGATTAGAGCTTAAATGTCCTAATAACACGGACGTATTTATAGACTTAGCATTGAATGGAATCGATGCAATGAAAAAGGAATATGTGGCTCAAGTTCAATATTCCATGTGGGTTACAGGTAATGATATCTGGCATTTTGCAAATTTTGACCCACGAATGCCGGCAGGGAAAGAAATCGCATACTTCCCTGTAGAGCGTGACGAAAAAATGATGAAAGAATTTGATGAGTTAGTACCTGAGTTCATTGAGGTGATGGATCAAGGATTAAACAAGTTAGGCATTCAATTTGGCAATCAATGGAGTGTATATGGCAATTAA
- the recT gene encoding recombination and repair protein RecT: MSTSIIEFVQQQEPLFCNALTDQTITWAKESQFAIQAFQRNDSLAKVAMENPASAQNAIINVAAIGITLNPASKLAYLVPRNGFVCLDISYMGLMHLAQATQAIEWGQCKLVHENDVYESNGLDTPPTHKYNAFSDRGSVIGGYCTVKTASGDYLTEEMRLDEIKAVEATSKSRNGPWKTWWDEMARKTIVKRASKYWPRRERLDQAIDYVNTEAGEGNYFDVPESKAKDITPASEDQLKAITDLMLKVNGEWSDAFFTFISKKIQSSNIPSRSINCI, translated from the coding sequence GTGAGCACGTCAATTATTGAGTTTGTGCAGCAACAAGAACCATTGTTTTGTAACGCGCTGACAGATCAAACGATCACATGGGCTAAGGAAAGTCAGTTCGCAATCCAAGCGTTTCAACGGAATGACAGTCTAGCAAAAGTGGCAATGGAAAATCCTGCCAGTGCCCAGAATGCAATTATTAATGTTGCAGCTATTGGAATTACATTAAACCCGGCAAGTAAGTTGGCGTACTTAGTTCCTCGTAATGGATTTGTGTGTCTTGATATTAGCTATATGGGGCTTATGCACTTAGCTCAAGCCACTCAAGCTATAGAATGGGGACAATGTAAATTAGTACATGAGAATGACGTTTATGAATCTAATGGTCTAGACACCCCTCCAACCCACAAATATAACGCATTCAGTGATAGAGGTAGTGTTATTGGTGGTTATTGCACAGTAAAAACAGCAAGTGGCGACTATCTCACTGAAGAGATGAGATTGGATGAGATAAAAGCTGTTGAGGCTACTAGCAAGTCAAGAAATGGCCCATGGAAAACATGGTGGGATGAGATGGCTCGTAAAACAATTGTGAAAAGAGCGAGTAAATACTGGCCTCGTCGTGAAAGGTTAGATCAGGCCATTGATTATGTGAATACCGAGGCAGGTGAAGGAAATTATTTTGATGTGCCTGAAAGTAAAGCAAAGGACATAACGCCAGCAAGTGAGGATCAATTAAAGGCTATCACGGACTTGATGCTTAAAGTTAACGGAGAATGGAGTGATGCTTTTTTCACATTCATTAGTAAAAAAATTCAATCATCAAATATCCCATCCAGATCAATTAACTGCATTTGA
- a CDS encoding Bacteriophage lambda Kil protein: protein MNIDKYKLCLAQSQAGIARFLNDENGWREANETLKTAYGVQHERKAETRKTSDIRTVARV, encoded by the coding sequence ATGAATATTGATAAATACAAACTTTGTTTAGCTCAATCGCAAGCTGGGATTGCACGCTTTCTCAATGATGAGAATGGATGGCGCGAAGCAAACGAAACATTAAAAACAGCATACGGAGTACAGCATGAACGCAAAGCAGAAACACGTAAAACATCAGATATTCGCACTGTTGCGAGAGTCTGA
- the ci_2 gene encoding phage reprossor: protein MTMKTTLAQRLKKARRLSGLSQKELGEAVGVSQAAIQKIEVGSAQNSTKLIEIAKVLKVSPEWLSSGNGDDPTLPAVHASEVSNVNTATYSEAGSGVSNAYKVEILDIQASAGPGVMVIDDFIETITAIEYSADEAKRLFGGRPSNTIKMITVKGDSMSETFEPRDQIFVDITTNFFDGDGIYVFVLDNQLYIKRLQKQHKRLAVISDNSRYETWYLDEEAISGLYIHAKVLVSQSIKYRFHG from the coding sequence ATGACTATGAAAACTACTCTTGCACAACGATTAAAAAAGGCTCGAAGATTGTCGGGCTTATCTCAAAAGGAACTAGGCGAAGCTGTTGGTGTATCCCAAGCCGCAATTCAAAAGATTGAGGTTGGAAGCGCGCAAAACTCAACTAAGCTAATAGAAATAGCTAAGGTTTTGAAAGTCTCTCCTGAATGGCTGTCGTCTGGTAATGGCGATGATCCAACACTGCCTGCTGTCCATGCATCCGAAGTAAGTAATGTAAATACTGCTACATATTCAGAGGCTGGATCTGGTGTTAGTAATGCTTATAAGGTTGAGATACTAGACATTCAAGCTAGCGCAGGCCCAGGAGTGATGGTTATCGATGATTTCATTGAGACAATCACGGCCATTGAGTATTCAGCGGATGAAGCCAAAAGATTATTCGGTGGTAGACCTTCAAATACGATAAAGATGATCACTGTAAAAGGTGACTCTATGTCAGAAACATTTGAGCCTAGAGATCAGATATTCGTAGATATAACCACTAACTTTTTTGACGGTGACGGGATTTATGTGTTCGTTCTGGATAACCAGCTCTACATAAAGAGATTACAGAAGCAGCATAAGCGCCTAGCTGTCATATCAGATAACTCAAGGTATGAGACTTGGTATTTAGATGAGGAAGCCATTAGCGGTCTTTATATCCACGCTAAAGTGCTAGTTAGCCAATCAATAAAATATAGGTTCCACGGTTAA
- a CDS encoding phage regulatory protein, producing the protein MNEAIKTAIDIVGTQKKLGEACGITQQAVFKWLHNKAKVSPEHIPLIVKATNGQVKGKDIRPDLPHLWDLGNKYW; encoded by the coding sequence ATGAATGAAGCAATTAAAACCGCCATTGATATCGTAGGGACACAGAAAAAACTAGGTGAAGCGTGTGGCATTACACAGCAAGCAGTTTTTAAGTGGCTACATAACAAGGCAAAAGTATCACCTGAACACATCCCGTTAATTGTTAAAGCTACAAATGGTCAAGTTAAAGGAAAAGACATTCGCCCTGACTTACCACACTTATGGGATTTGGGTAATAAATACTGGTAA
- a CDS encoding phage regulatory protein, with amino-acid sequence MECANTRKQFNQFISDHLMASALQALRSKTQSVVAKTLGVHDSTILRRTEKYPEMCETLVASGIVDFVMEGERKISEEEYRFLWKQVGEFSQWKTGALQEVANYESR; translated from the coding sequence ATGGAATGCGCAAATACACGCAAACAATTCAATCAATTTATTTCTGACCACTTAATGGCTTCGGCATTACAGGCATTGAGAAGTAAAACTCAATCGGTAGTAGCTAAAACATTAGGTGTTCATGACTCAACCATCCTACGCAGAACTGAAAAATACCCTGAGATGTGCGAGACATTAGTCGCGTCGGGAATTGTCGATTTCGTGATGGAAGGTGAGAGAAAAATATCAGAAGAAGAATATCGCTTTTTGTGGAAACAAGTAGGCGAATTTTCTCAATGGAAAACTGGGGCATTACAGGAGGTAGCTAATTATGAGTCCAGATGA
- a CDS encoding phage antirepressor, with translation MNQLNNLVNTGEPTMSSLEISELVESRHDKVKQSIERLAKRGVIKLPPMGEVKNHLNQTVSVYQINKRDSYVIVAQLSPEFTARLVDRWQELESKQSLIPQSLPEALRLAADLAEQKQIAEQKLAIAAPKAEFVDRYVQATGLLGFRETSKLLKVKENFFREFLLSKRIMYKLAGKLTPYSEHLEAGRFDVKTGENQINGHAYTQVKFTPKGIQWIAGLLAREQLEAA, from the coding sequence ATGAATCAATTGAATAACTTAGTAAATACTGGCGAACCAACGATGAGTAGTTTAGAAATTTCAGAGTTGGTTGAGTCAAGGCATGACAAAGTTAAACAATCAATCGAACGCCTTGCAAAACGAGGTGTTATCAAACTCCCCCCAATGGGGGAAGTTAAAAATCACTTAAACCAAACAGTTTCTGTATATCAAATTAACAAGAGAGATAGTTACGTTATTGTTGCTCAGCTATCACCTGAATTTACAGCAAGACTAGTTGATAGATGGCAAGAGCTAGAATCAAAACAGTCTCTCATTCCTCAGTCTCTACCAGAAGCTTTACGCCTCGCTGCTGACTTAGCAGAGCAAAAACAAATCGCAGAACAGAAATTAGCAATCGCAGCGCCTAAGGCTGAATTTGTTGATCGCTATGTTCAAGCTACTGGATTACTGGGTTTTAGAGAGACAAGCAAATTACTAAAAGTGAAAGAGAACTTCTTTAGAGAATTTCTACTTTCAAAACGAATTATGTACAAGCTGGCTGGAAAATTAACACCTTACTCAGAACACCTTGAAGCAGGGCGTTTTGATGTAAAAACAGGTGAGAATCAAATCAACGGTCACGCTTACACACAAGTTAAATTTACCCCTAAAGGTATTCAGTGGATAGCAGGTTTACTGGCTAGAGAGCAATTGGAGGCAGCATGA